One genomic window of Dermacentor andersoni chromosome 8, qqDerAnde1_hic_scaffold, whole genome shotgun sequence includes the following:
- the LOC126529029 gene encoding uncharacterized protein isoform X5, with protein MPRPFQGHRFRASSESRSVQTIETVDQSSSSTGLKNAMSLAESITAITACSGPSKAIGQVEVGTQCSFPLADKSVWCCFRAGSESRSVQTTEAVDHSSSSSVLRPSISPSTANGDNSQQGRLSEDHLCHFEADKLFRLEVRARVQTDERLFKCHLCPRSFSRRDHLKSHLCTHTGDKPWQCPSCPQSFLQTSHLRDHLRTHTGEKPFQCPSCPRSFSRKCNMKEHLHTHTGEKPFQCPSCLQSFIRKTHLKFHLRTHTGEKPWQCHSCPQSFSKKSSMKNHLRTHTGEKPFQCPSCPRSFSRKGNMKEHLHTHTGDKPFQCPSCLRSFSRKAHLKGHQRTHTGEKPWQCPSCPESFSHKSSMKAHLRTHTGEKPFECPSCLKSFSRKTHLKDHLHNHAGEEP; from the exons GCCTCAAAAATGCAATGAGCCTAGCTGAAAGTATCACCGCCATAACGGCTTGCTCCGGCCCTTCCAAGGCCATCGGTCAGGTTGAGGTTGGCACGCAGTGCAGCTTCCCTCTGGCTGACAAGTCTGTTTGGTGCTGCTTCAGAGCAGGCAGCGAGTCAAGGAGCGTGCAGACCACAGAGGCTGTGGATCATTCAAGCTCCTCTTCAG TATTGAGGCCTTCTATTTCTCCATCAACAGCCAACGGTGACAATTCACAGCAGGGACGCCTCTCCGAAGATCATCTCTGTCACTTTGAGGCTGATAAACTGTTTCGTCTAGAAGTACGTGCCAGGGTCCAGACAGATGAGCGTCTGTTTAAGTGCCATTTGTGCCCTCGAAGCTTCTCAAGAAGAGACCACCTGAAAAGCCATCtgtgcacccacacaggtgaCAAGCCATggcagtgcccttcatgccctcaaagCTTCTTACAAACGTCCCACCTGAGAGACCACCttcgcacccacacaggcgagaagccattccaatgcccttcatgccctcgaaGCTTCTCACGCAAGTGCAACATGAAGGAACACCTGCACACCcatacaggcgagaagccatttcaatgcccttcatgccttcagagTTTCATACGAAAGACCCACCTGAAAttccacctgcgcacccacacaggtgagaagccatggCAGTGCCATTCCTGCCCTCAAAGCTTCTCAAAGAAGTCCAGCATGAAAAACCAcctgcgcacacacacaggcgagaagccattccaatgcccttcatgccctcgaaGCTTCTCACGCAAGGGCAACATGAAGGAACACCTGCACACCCATACAGGTGataagccatttcaatgcccttcatgccttcGGAGCTTCTCACGAAAGGCCCACCTCAAAGGCCACcagcgcacccacacaggtgagaagccatggcagtgcccttcatgccctgaAAGCTTCTCACATAAGTCCAGCATGaaagcccacctgcgcacccacacaggcgagaagccatttgaatgcccttcatgccttaagagcttctcacgaaagacCCACCTGAAAGACCACCTGCACAACCACGCAGGTGAGGAGCCATGA
- the LOC126529029 gene encoding uncharacterized protein isoform X1, with amino-acid sequence MTQALTCTCTSWRAPAASVPDPPMISMGRPKKVLSPEEQVERRRSKREAERERSKRRREDRDFRARAAEAKRQRRADDPELRARRLAAERQYDATHREERRRAAQQRRASDPGLRVVESFRRTQRRATTGADGRLKRLKNAMSLAESITAITACSGPSKAIGQVEVGTQCSFPLADKSVWCCFRAGSESRSVQTTEAVDHSSSSSVLRPSISPSTANGDNSQQGRLSEDHLCHFEADKLFRLEVRARVQTDERLFKCHLCPRSFSRRDHLKSHLCTHTGDKPWQCPSCPQSFLQTSHLRDHLRTHTGEKPFQCPSCPRSFSRKCNMKEHLHTHTGEKPFQCPSCLQSFIRKTHLKFHLRTHTGEKPWQCHSCPQSFSKKSSMKNHLRTHTGEKPFQCPSCPRSFSRKGNMKEHLHTHTGDKPFQCPSCLRSFSRKAHLKGHQRTHTGEKPWQCPSCPESFSHKSSMKAHLRTHTGEKPFECPSCLKSFSRKTHLKDHLHNHAGEEP; translated from the exons ATGACGCAAGCCCTGACGTGCACGTGCACTAGTTGGCGTGCGCCGGCGGCATCAGTGCCCGATCCACCGATGATTAGCATGGGCAGACCTAAGAAGGTGCTCTCCCCCGAGGAACAAGTGGAGCGACGGCGCAGTAAGCGGGAAGCCGAGCGTGAGCGGTCTAAGCGGCGTCGGGAAGATCGGGATTTCCGGGCGAGGGCTGCCGAAGCTAAAAGGCAGAGGAGGGCCGACGATCCCGAGTTGCGGGCCAGGAGACTTGCTGCGGAACGGCAGTACGATGCAACCCATCGCGAGGAGAGAAGACGGGCAGCCCAGCAGCGAAGAGCTTCCGATCCTGGCTTGCGCGTAGTGGAAAGCTTTAGGCGGACACAGAGACGAGCCACGACTGGCGCCGACGGGCGATTGAAAC GCCTCAAAAATGCAATGAGCCTAGCTGAAAGTATCACCGCCATAACGGCTTGCTCCGGCCCTTCCAAGGCCATCGGTCAGGTTGAGGTTGGCACGCAGTGCAGCTTCCCTCTGGCTGACAAGTCTGTTTGGTGCTGCTTCAGAGCAGGCAGCGAGTCAAGGAGCGTGCAGACCACAGAGGCTGTGGATCATTCAAGCTCCTCTTCAG TATTGAGGCCTTCTATTTCTCCATCAACAGCCAACGGTGACAATTCACAGCAGGGACGCCTCTCCGAAGATCATCTCTGTCACTTTGAGGCTGATAAACTGTTTCGTCTAGAAGTACGTGCCAGGGTCCAGACAGATGAGCGTCTGTTTAAGTGCCATTTGTGCCCTCGAAGCTTCTCAAGAAGAGACCACCTGAAAAGCCATCtgtgcacccacacaggtgaCAAGCCATggcagtgcccttcatgccctcaaagCTTCTTACAAACGTCCCACCTGAGAGACCACCttcgcacccacacaggcgagaagccattccaatgcccttcatgccctcgaaGCTTCTCACGCAAGTGCAACATGAAGGAACACCTGCACACCcatacaggcgagaagccatttcaatgcccttcatgccttcagagTTTCATACGAAAGACCCACCTGAAAttccacctgcgcacccacacaggtgagaagccatggCAGTGCCATTCCTGCCCTCAAAGCTTCTCAAAGAAGTCCAGCATGAAAAACCAcctgcgcacacacacaggcgagaagccattccaatgcccttcatgccctcgaaGCTTCTCACGCAAGGGCAACATGAAGGAACACCTGCACACCCATACAGGTGataagccatttcaatgcccttcatgccttcGGAGCTTCTCACGAAAGGCCCACCTCAAAGGCCACcagcgcacccacacaggtgagaagccatggcagtgcccttcatgccctgaAAGCTTCTCACATAAGTCCAGCATGaaagcccacctgcgcacccacacaggcgagaagccatttgaatgcccttcatgccttaagagcttctcacgaaagacCCACCTGAAAGACCACCTGCACAACCACGCAGGTGAGGAGCCATGA